A region of the bacterium genome:
CAGCACAACAGTACCCGAGCGTCTCCAGTCTCACCGCGTTTAGCGCGTCGACGAACTACATGTCCCAGGCCGGGTACCTGCGGTACCTGATGCACCAGCAGAGCGGGCAGTGGTTGACGTATCAGGAAGCGGGGCGGATTGTGCAGCAACAGCGCGGCCAATAGCGCTGACGGACAGGCCCGACCGGCAGCGTGCCGGACGTTTGCGATAAGGATCATGTAGCGGGGAATAGTAGATTGAATGCCCAGGTCTCGAATCAGGAGGTGAACTGCATGCCACTTTGGGCGATCTGGTTCCTTAGCGGCGTCGCGTTCACGGCGCTACTCGTTAACACTGGCGGGAAGTAACCGGACGGAAATCCGCAGAGCGGGGGGCCAGGGTCTCGTAGAACTGGCTCCTCGTCGTTCTCTTAGGCCGTAGATTTCAGGTCCTTCCTGCCCGGCCAATTTCACCAAAGGGCTCGATTTGTTCGGCCGTGCTTTCGGATGCACGTGTCGGCGTGGTCCGACACGAAAAGGAGGTCGGTTCGAATGTCTGTTTCGTCCTTCCGCCGGAGCCTCGCGCTCGCGGCGTGTCTGGTTCTCGTCGGCAGCCTTGCGCTCCCCGGCGTGTCTTATGCGAAGACGCCGGAGGAGATCGACGCCAGCGTGAACGCGGCGCTGGTTCGCTTCGATCAGCAGGTCAAGGGCGGCGCCACGTTCCTCGCCGCCTCCAAAGGAGTGCTCGTCCTTCCGGGCGTGGTCAAGGCCGCCTTCGTGATCGGTGGACAGTACGGCGAAGGCGCTCTCCAGGTTAGCGGAACCACGCGTGGATACTACAGCATCGCGGGTGGGTCGTGGGGGGCCTCGATTGGCATTCAGAAGAAGGACCTCATCATCGTGTTCCGCGACGGCGCGGCGCTCCGGCAGTTCGAAGACGCGTCGGGCTGGCAGGTCGGCGTCAACGGCGCGGTGACCCTGGTGAACGTGGGGGTGGGCGCCGATGTGAGCACGATGGAGATCAACCAGCCGGTCGTCGCATTCGTGGTGGGACAGAAGGGGTTGATGTTCGACGTGTCGCTGCAGGGGGCGAAAATCAGCAAACTCAATAAGTAGGCTGCTCAGCACTCGGGCAACGTCCCCGCGGGGGGACGCCGGGGGCAGTGGCCGGCCCCCGGTCAAACTGAAGGTGACGGGCCGGGGCATCCCGGCCCGTTTCATGCCGGGCAAGCGGCCGAGGCTGAGCCGGCGGTCGGCTTACGTTGAGTCTGGACTGTTCTAGGATGTCCGTTCTTTGACCGGCCTCCAAAAGGTGGTAAACTAAAGGCAATACCTTCCCCACTTTTACGTGGGCGGCCCTTGTTGAGGCGCGGTCGTCCCTGGCGGAGAAGGATCGACGTGGGCTGTGCTTCCCATGTCATCCCACCGCCGAGGCGGCCCAGATGGAAGACCACTTCACCTCCGGTACCTTCCGAGTATGGTCCGAAGACAATCCCGTTGCCCTCGTTCTTCACGTAACGGGAGAACTCGATCTGATGACGGCTCCTTCGCTCCGGTTGCGCTTCCAGCAGTTGATTGGACGAGAC
Encoded here:
- a CDS encoding YSC84-related protein produces the protein MSVSSFRRSLALAACLVLVGSLALPGVSYAKTPEEIDASVNAALVRFDQQVKGGATFLAASKGVLVLPGVVKAAFVIGGQYGEGALQVSGTTRGYYSIAGGSWGASIGIQKKDLIIVFRDGAALRQFEDASGWQVGVNGAVTLVNVGVGADVSTMEINQPVVAFVVGQKGLMFDVSLQGAKISKLNK